Proteins from a genomic interval of Pseudomonas asplenii:
- a CDS encoding C40 family peptidase — protein sequence MSISARIALVALTALLGACASRPPPPPAPVARPVVFASPQPTSPEAEDVLFRALGLVGTPYRWGGNTPDSGFDCSGLIGYVYRDMAGINLPRSTREMIVMRAPNVPQDALQTGDLIFFATNGGSQVSHAGIYVGEGRFVHAPATGGTVKLDSLSKAYWQRAYLNAKRVLPTEHLARNP from the coding sequence ATGTCGATCTCGGCCCGCATCGCCCTTGTTGCCCTCACCGCATTGCTCGGTGCCTGTGCCAGCCGTCCGCCGCCCCCTCCGGCGCCGGTGGCTCGTCCCGTGGTGTTCGCCTCACCGCAACCGACCTCGCCAGAAGCTGAAGACGTGTTGTTTCGCGCATTGGGCCTGGTCGGCACGCCGTATCGCTGGGGTGGCAACACACCGGATTCCGGTTTTGATTGCAGCGGTCTGATCGGCTACGTGTATCGCGACATGGCCGGTATCAACCTGCCGCGCTCCACTCGTGAAATGATCGTGATGCGTGCACCGAACGTGCCGCAGGATGCCTTGCAGACCGGCGACCTGATCTTCTTCGCCACCAATGGTGGTTCCCAGGTCAGCCATGCCGGCATCTACGTCGGCGAAGGCCGGTTCGTCCATGCCCCGGCCACCGGCGGTACGGTCAAGCTGGACAGCCTGTCCAAGGCCTACTGGCAGCGCGCCTACCTGAACGCCAAGCGCGTACTGCCGACCGAGCACCTGGCACGCAATCCCTAG
- the hda gene encoding DnaA regulatory inactivator Hda, which translates to MKPIQLPLGVRLRDDATFINYYPGANAAALGYVERLCEADAGWTESLIYLWGKHGVGRTHLLQAACLRFEQLGETAVYLPLAELMDRGVELLDNLEQYELVCLDDLQVVAGRADWEEALFHLFNRLRDSGRRLLIAASTSPRELPVKLADLKSRLTLALIFQMRPLSDEDKLRALQLRASRRGLHLTDEVGHFILTRGTRSMSALFELLERLDQASLQAQRKLTIPFLKETLGW; encoded by the coding sequence ATGAAACCGATTCAGCTGCCCCTAGGTGTGCGTCTACGGGATGACGCTACCTTCATCAACTACTATCCAGGCGCCAATGCCGCTGCACTCGGCTATGTCGAGCGGCTATGCGAAGCCGACGCCGGATGGACCGAAAGCCTGATCTATCTCTGGGGCAAGCACGGCGTGGGGCGTACCCACCTGCTGCAGGCGGCGTGCCTGCGTTTCGAGCAGTTGGGCGAAACGGCGGTCTACCTGCCGCTGGCCGAGTTGATGGATCGTGGCGTCGAACTGCTGGATAACCTCGAGCAGTACGAACTGGTCTGTCTCGACGACCTGCAGGTGGTGGCTGGCCGTGCTGATTGGGAAGAAGCGCTGTTCCATCTGTTCAATCGCTTGCGCGATAGCGGTCGGCGTTTGTTGATTGCCGCCTCTACCTCACCCCGTGAGTTGCCGGTGAAACTGGCTGATCTCAAGTCGCGGCTGACCCTGGCGTTGATTTTCCAGATGCGCCCGCTTTCCGATGAAGACAAACTGCGTGCTTTGCAACTGCGTGCTTCAAGACGTGGGTTGCATCTGACCGATGAAGTAGGACATTTCATCCTGACTCGTGGCACTCGCAGCATGAGCGCATTGTTCGAATTGCTCGAACGTCTTGATCAGGCCTCCTTGCAGGCGCAGCGCAAGCTGACCATCCCCTTCCTGAAGGAAACCCTGGGCTGGTAA
- a CDS encoding C40 family peptidase: protein MLNRFAPLVPLALVTLLFGCAAHTPVSQQQVDNSVKTTSVSGVKSSTVLDDELATEKELAEFSDSKPYQLPVLADSILERGMSLIGTRYRFGGTNENSGFDCSGFIGYLFREEAGLDLPRSTREMINLKAPLVARNKLKPGDLLFFATNGRRGRVSHAGIYLGDDQFIHSSSRRSGGVRVDSLGDSYWSKTFIEAKRALAMAPTTVTASNK from the coding sequence ATGCTAAATCGCTTCGCACCCCTCGTGCCTCTCGCACTCGTTACCTTGCTTTTTGGTTGCGCGGCACATACGCCGGTTTCGCAACAGCAGGTAGATAATTCGGTCAAAACCACTTCGGTTTCTGGTGTCAAATCTTCGACCGTACTGGACGATGAGCTGGCCACCGAAAAAGAACTCGCCGAGTTCTCCGACAGCAAGCCTTACCAGTTGCCCGTGCTGGCCGACAGCATTCTTGAGCGTGGTATGTCCCTGATCGGTACCCGTTACCGTTTCGGCGGTACCAATGAGAATTCCGGTTTTGATTGCAGCGGTTTCATCGGTTATCTGTTCCGTGAGGAAGCAGGTCTGGACCTGCCTCGTTCGACGCGTGAGATGATCAATCTGAAAGCGCCACTGGTTGCCCGTAACAAGCTCAAGCCGGGTGATCTGCTGTTCTTCGCTACCAACGGTCGCCGCGGTCGTGTCAGCCACGCCGGCATTTACCTGGGCGATGACCAGTTCATCCACTCCAGCAGCCGTCGTAGTGGCGGTGTGCGGGTCGACAGCCTGGGTGACAGCTACTGGAGCAAGACCTTCATTGAAGCCAAGCGCGCCCTGGCGATGGCTCCTACCACGGTCACAGCCAGCAACAAGTAA
- the purM gene encoding phosphoribosylformylglycinamidine cyclo-ligase has translation MSKQPSLSYKDAGVDIDAGEALVERIKGVAKRTARPEVMGGLGGFGALCEIPAGYKQPVLVSGTDGVGTKLRLALNLNKHDSIGIDLVAMCVNDLVVCGAEPLFFLDYYATGKLNVDTAAQVVTGIGTGCELSGCSLVGGETAEMPGMYEGEDYDLAGFCVGVVEKSEIIDGSKVATGDALIALPSSGPHSNGYSLIRKIIEVSGADIENTQLDGKPLSDLLMAPTRIYVKPLLKLIKDTGAVKAMAHITGGGLLDNIPRVLPAGAQAVVDVASWQRPAVFDWLQEKGNVDETEMHRVLNCGVGMVICVAQEHVESALKVLREAGEQPWVIGQIAVAAEGAAQVELKNLKAH, from the coding sequence ATGAGCAAGCAACCCTCCCTGAGCTACAAGGACGCCGGTGTAGACATCGACGCCGGTGAAGCATTGGTCGAACGCATCAAAGGCGTGGCCAAGCGCACTGCGCGTCCGGAAGTCATGGGCGGCCTGGGCGGTTTCGGCGCCCTCTGCGAGATCCCGGCCGGTTACAAGCAGCCGGTTCTGGTCTCCGGCACCGACGGCGTCGGCACCAAGCTGCGCCTGGCACTGAACCTGAACAAACACGACAGCATCGGCATCGACCTGGTGGCCATGTGCGTGAACGACCTGGTGGTCTGCGGCGCCGAGCCACTGTTCTTCCTCGACTACTACGCCACCGGCAAGCTCAATGTCGACACCGCCGCCCAGGTGGTCACCGGCATCGGTACCGGCTGCGAATTGTCCGGCTGCTCCCTGGTCGGCGGCGAAACCGCTGAAATGCCAGGCATGTACGAAGGCGAAGACTACGACCTGGCCGGTTTCTGCGTCGGCGTGGTGGAAAAATCGGAAATCATCGATGGTTCGAAAGTAGCCACCGGCGACGCACTGATCGCCCTGCCTTCTTCCGGCCCGCACTCCAACGGCTACTCGCTGATCCGCAAAATCATCGAAGTCTCCGGTGCCGATATCGAGAACACCCAGCTCGACGGCAAGCCGCTGAGCGACCTGCTGATGGCGCCGACCCGCATCTACGTCAAGCCGCTGCTCAAGCTGATCAAGGACACCGGCGCGGTCAAGGCCATGGCCCACATCACCGGTGGCGGCCTGCTGGACAATATCCCGCGCGTTCTGCCGGCAGGCGCCCAGGCAGTCGTCGACGTGGCCAGCTGGCAGCGCCCAGCGGTTTTCGACTGGCTGCAGGAAAAAGGCAACGTCGACGAAACCGAAATGCACCGCGTGCTGAACTGCGGCGTCGGCATGGTCATCTGCGTGGCCCAGGAACACGTTGAAAGCGCCCTGAAAGTCCTCCGTGAAGCCGGCGAACAGCCATGGGTCATCGGCCAGATCGCCGTGGCCGCCGAAGGCGCTGCCCAGGTCGAGCTGAAAAACCTCAAGGCTCACTGA
- a CDS encoding AI-2E family transporter: protein MTDVRRWVWLGAAFLLCLLVYLLHPILSPFLVGILLAYLFDPLVDRLEKFGLSRTWGVVTVFALFTLILMTLLLVLVPMLAKQLVRLYELAPQVLDWVQHTAMPWAQHKFGLADGFWKFDKVKAAISEHMGQTTDIVGVVLSQATASGLALMGWLANLVLIPVVSFYLLRDWDLMMAKIRSLLPRQQEGRIVALADECHGVLGAFVRGQLLVMLALGVIYAGGLMLVGLELGLLIGLLAGLAAIVPYMGFVIGIGAAITAGLFQFGGELYPMIGIVVVFMVGQALEGMVLTPLLVGDRIGLHPVAVIFAILAGGELFGFTGVLLALPVAAVIMVLVRHVHDLYKESDMYEGREDPEL from the coding sequence ATGACCGACGTTCGTCGATGGGTTTGGCTGGGTGCGGCGTTTCTGCTGTGTTTGCTGGTGTACTTGTTACACCCGATCTTGTCGCCTTTCCTGGTGGGTATTCTGTTGGCCTACCTGTTCGACCCGTTGGTCGACCGCCTGGAAAAATTCGGTCTGTCGCGGACCTGGGGCGTGGTCACGGTCTTTGCCCTGTTTACCCTGATTCTGATGACCTTGCTGCTGGTGCTGGTGCCGATGCTCGCCAAGCAACTGGTGCGGCTCTATGAGTTGGCGCCGCAGGTGCTCGACTGGGTGCAGCACACCGCGATGCCTTGGGCGCAGCACAAGTTCGGCCTGGCGGACGGCTTCTGGAAGTTCGACAAGGTCAAGGCGGCTATCAGCGAGCATATGGGCCAGACCACCGATATCGTCGGTGTGGTCCTGTCCCAGGCTACCGCCTCGGGCCTGGCGTTGATGGGCTGGCTGGCCAACCTGGTGTTGATCCCGGTGGTCAGCTTCTACCTGTTGCGGGACTGGGACCTGATGATGGCGAAGATCCGCAGCCTGCTGCCGCGCCAACAGGAAGGGCGCATTGTCGCATTGGCCGATGAGTGTCACGGCGTGCTGGGAGCTTTCGTGCGCGGACAGTTGCTGGTGATGCTGGCGCTCGGTGTGATCTATGCTGGCGGCCTGATGCTGGTCGGATTGGAGCTGGGGCTGTTGATCGGCCTGTTGGCGGGCTTGGCGGCCATCGTGCCTTACATGGGCTTCGTGATCGGGATTGGCGCGGCGATCACGGCTGGATTGTTCCAGTTTGGCGGCGAGCTGTATCCGATGATCGGCATCGTTGTGGTCTTCATGGTCGGCCAGGCCCTGGAAGGGATGGTGCTGACGCCCCTGCTGGTGGGGGACCGTATCGGTCTGCATCCGGTTGCGGTGATTTTCGCGATCCTGGCCGGTGGCGAGCTGTTCGGTTTTACCGGTGTGCTGCTGGCGTTGCCGGTGGCTGCGGTGATCATGGTGCTGGTGCGGCATGTTCATGATCTGTACAAGGAATCGGATATGTATGAGGGGCGTGAGGATCCTGAGTTGTAA
- a CDS encoding PQQ-dependent sugar dehydrogenase yields the protein MFQQKHALIILLASGLAACGESSTLSVSDGTGPSPKLPEPNKTLLPTVNIAPAVGWPQGSKPVAANGTQVSAFAEGLDHPRWLYVLPNGDVLVAETNSPAKPDDSRGIKGWIAGKVMDKAGAGVPSANRITLLRDGDHDGVAETRTTFIEGLNSPFGMTLVGNDLYVADTDALLRFHYQPDETAIREQPVKVIDLPGGTLNHHWTKNVIASQDGKRLYVTVGSNSNVGENGLDKEEGRAAIWEVDPATRSHRIFASGLRNPNGLAWEPQSGKLWTAVNERDEIGSDLVPDYITSVKDGGFYGWPYSYYGQHVDVRVSPSDPAMIAKAIAPDYAVGPHTASLGLAFAKGSKLPAPFTQGAFIGQHGSWNRKPHSGYKVIFVPFADGKPNGQPIDVLTGFLDKDENAMGRPVGVVIDQQGGLLVADDVGNKIWRVSASK from the coding sequence ATGTTCCAGCAGAAACACGCCCTGATCATTCTGCTCGCCAGTGGATTGGCTGCTTGCGGCGAAAGCTCCACCCTGTCGGTGTCCGATGGCACCGGCCCTTCGCCCAAGCTCCCGGAACCGAACAAGACCCTCCTTCCCACGGTCAACATCGCCCCCGCCGTCGGCTGGCCACAGGGCAGCAAACCTGTAGCCGCGAACGGCACTCAGGTCAGTGCATTTGCCGAAGGCCTGGATCATCCACGCTGGCTGTATGTACTGCCCAACGGTGATGTCCTGGTGGCCGAAACCAACTCGCCCGCCAAGCCCGATGACAGCCGGGGTATCAAGGGCTGGATTGCCGGCAAGGTCATGGACAAGGCAGGGGCCGGGGTACCCAGCGCGAATCGCATCACCCTGCTGCGCGACGGCGATCACGACGGGGTCGCGGAAACACGCACAACCTTTATCGAAGGGCTCAACTCGCCGTTCGGCATGACGCTGGTGGGCAATGACCTGTATGTCGCCGACACCGACGCCCTCCTGCGCTTCCACTACCAGCCGGATGAAACCGCGATCAGGGAACAACCGGTGAAGGTGATCGACTTGCCCGGCGGCACACTCAATCACCACTGGACAAAGAATGTCATCGCCAGCCAGGACGGTAAAAGGCTCTATGTCACCGTCGGTTCCAACAGCAATGTCGGCGAAAACGGCCTGGACAAGGAGGAAGGTCGCGCCGCGATCTGGGAGGTCGATCCGGCCACTCGCAGCCACCGGATCTTTGCCTCCGGCCTGCGCAATCCCAACGGCCTCGCCTGGGAACCACAGAGCGGCAAACTGTGGACCGCGGTGAACGAGCGCGACGAGATCGGCAGCGATCTGGTGCCGGACTACATCACCTCGGTGAAGGACGGTGGGTTCTACGGCTGGCCCTACAGCTACTATGGCCAGCATGTGGATGTGCGGGTGTCGCCTTCGGACCCGGCGATGATCGCCAAGGCCATCGCCCCCGACTACGCCGTCGGGCCGCATACAGCCTCACTGGGACTGGCCTTTGCCAAGGGCAGCAAGCTCCCGGCGCCGTTCACCCAGGGGGCCTTTATCGGCCAGCACGGCTCATGGAATCGCAAGCCCCACAGTGGCTACAAGGTGATCTTCGTACCTTTCGCCGACGGCAAGCCGAATGGCCAGCCGATAGATGTGCTGACGGGTTTTCTCGACAAGGATGAAAACGCCATGGGCCGGCCGGTCGGGGTCGTGATCGACCAGCAAGGCGGCCTGCTGGTGGCAGACGATGTGGGCAACAAGATCTGGCGGGTGTCCGCCAGCAAGTGA
- a CDS encoding DUF2066 domain-containing protein, whose product MRLFKLLSAGCLSLLSLAIHAETLNGLYQVREPVSSQSPDERNQATQRALETLVLRLTGDPKALQSAGLAEVRKDPQQIISQYGYDAGPPESLQVDFDPVATERALRGAGLSLWGSNRPAILGWWLNDSTEGSSLVGDGQPAAQPLRRAAQHRGLPLRLPLADLEEQIVATAKNLEGSDASPLQAASERYGADALLAVHARQNGAQWEAKWRLWLGDQKEQGTVQGADTAALADAVLLAVSERLAPRFAVKPGVATEQLLEVQGMTLERYAALERLLEPFGGRPLSVDGDRIVYQVSGSAQQLRAQLGLAKLQEVAPDAAPAPAPAAANTAPAVTPATAPAATPQLRFRW is encoded by the coding sequence ATGCGTTTGTTCAAATTACTGAGTGCCGGTTGCCTGTCGTTATTGAGCCTGGCGATCCATGCCGAAACCCTCAACGGTCTGTATCAGGTGCGCGAACCGGTCAGCAGCCAGTCCCCCGATGAGCGCAACCAGGCCACCCAGCGCGCGCTGGAGACTCTGGTGTTGCGTCTGACCGGCGACCCCAAGGCCTTGCAGAGTGCAGGGTTGGCCGAGGTGCGCAAGGATCCGCAGCAGATCATCAGTCAATATGGCTATGACGCCGGACCGCCGGAAAGCCTGCAGGTGGATTTCGATCCCGTCGCGACCGAACGTGCTTTGCGTGGCGCCGGATTGTCGCTATGGGGCAGCAATCGGCCAGCGATTCTCGGCTGGTGGCTGAACGATTCCACCGAAGGATCGAGCCTGGTCGGCGATGGTCAGCCGGCGGCGCAGCCGTTGCGTCGCGCAGCGCAGCATCGCGGCCTGCCATTGCGTCTGCCGTTGGCTGACCTCGAAGAGCAGATTGTCGCCACCGCGAAGAATCTTGAGGGCTCCGATGCCTCGCCGTTGCAGGCGGCGTCCGAGCGTTACGGCGCCGATGCCCTGCTGGCGGTGCATGCCCGTCAGAACGGCGCCCAGTGGGAAGCCAAGTGGCGCCTGTGGCTGGGGGATCAGAAAGAGCAGGGCACGGTACAGGGTGCTGATACGGCAGCGCTGGCCGATGCCGTGCTGCTGGCGGTGAGCGAGCGCCTGGCGCCGCGTTTCGCCGTCAAGCCCGGCGTCGCCACGGAGCAGTTGCTGGAAGTGCAGGGCATGACCCTTGAGCGCTATGCGGCGCTGGAGCGGTTGCTTGAGCCGTTCGGTGGCCGGCCATTGAGTGTGGATGGCGATCGCATCGTCTATCAGGTCAGTGGTAGCGCGCAGCAGTTGCGGGCACAGTTGGGGCTGGCAAAGTTGCAGGAGGTTGCGCCGGATGCGGCGCCCGCACCGGCTCCGGCGGCGGCCAATACGGCGCCGGCTGTAACGCCAGCGACGGCTCCAGCTGCAACCCCGCAGTTGCGCTTCCGTTGGTAA
- the cobO gene encoding cob(I)yrinic acid a,c-diamide adenosyltransferase encodes MNESPDRDERHLARMQRKKAVIDERIANAPNECGLLLVLTGNGKGKSSSAFGMLARAMGHGMQCGVVQFIKGRNSTGEELFFRRFPEQVRFHVMGEGFTWETQDRQRDIAAAEAAWAVSREMLANPQIGLVVLDELNIALKHGYLDLDQVLGDLQARPPMQHVLVTGRGARPELIELADTVTEMGLLKHAFQAGIKAQKGIEL; translated from the coding sequence ATGAACGAATCCCCCGATCGAGACGAGCGCCACTTGGCGCGTATGCAGCGCAAGAAGGCGGTGATCGACGAGCGTATCGCCAACGCCCCGAACGAATGTGGTCTGCTGCTGGTACTGACCGGCAACGGCAAGGGCAAGAGCAGTTCGGCGTTTGGCATGCTCGCCCGAGCCATGGGCCATGGCATGCAGTGTGGCGTGGTGCAGTTCATCAAGGGGCGTAACAGTACGGGGGAAGAGCTGTTTTTCCGCCGCTTCCCCGAGCAGGTGCGTTTTCATGTGATGGGCGAGGGCTTTACCTGGGAAACCCAGGACCGCCAGCGTGACATCGCCGCCGCCGAAGCTGCCTGGGCGGTCTCGCGGGAAATGCTCGCCAATCCGCAGATCGGTCTGGTGGTGCTCGACGAGTTGAACATCGCCCTCAAGCACGGCTATCTGGACCTGGACCAGGTCCTCGGCGATCTGCAGGCCCGGCCACCGATGCAGCACGTGCTGGTCACCGGGCGTGGGGCCAGGCCGGAACTGATCGAGCTGGCTGATACCGTCACCGAAATGGGCCTGCTCAAGCATGCATTCCAGGCCGGGATCAAGGCGCAGAAAGGCATCGAACTATGA